The following coding sequences lie in one Scatophagus argus isolate fScaArg1 chromosome 9, fScaArg1.pri, whole genome shotgun sequence genomic window:
- the fbl gene encoding rRNA 2'-O-methyltransferase fibrillarin, producing MRPGFSPRGDRGGRGGGRGGGRGGFGDRGGRGGFRGGRGGGFRSPDGGGFRGRGGGRGTPRGRGGRGGRGNSRGGFGGGKKVLVEPHRHEGVFISRGKEDALVTKNMVVGESVYGEKRISVEEGESKIEYRAWNPFRSKLAAAILGGVDQIHIKPGAKVMYLGAASGTTVSHVSDIVGPEGLVYAVEFSHRSGRDLLNVAKKRTNIIPIIEDARHPHKYRMLVGMVDVIFADVAQPDQTRIVALNAHNFLKNGGHFVISIKANCIDSTAAPEAVFASEVKKMSAENMKPQEQLTLEPYERDHAVVVGVYRPPPKQKK from the exons ATGAGGCCAG gGTTCAGTCCTCGTGGGGACCggggagggagaggtggaggacGAGGTGGAGGTAGAGGAGGATTCGGTGACAGGGGGGGACGAGGAGGattcagaggaggaagag gcgGAGGATTCAGGTCCCCAGATGGTGGAGGATTTCGTGGCCGCGGGGGTGGCAGAGGCACCCCAAGGGGAAGAGGTGGTAGAGGAGGGAGGGGCAACAGCAGAGGAGGCTTTGGAGGAGGGAAGAAGGTTTTGGTTGAACCACACAGACATGAAG GTGTGTTCATTTCCAGAGGGAAGGAAGATGCCCTGGTGACTAAGAACATGGTGGTAGGAGAGTCTGTGTATGGAGAAAAGAGGATCAGTGTGGAG GAAGGAGAGTCAAAAATTGAATACAGAGCCTGGAATCCATTTCGCTCCAAGCTGGCAGCAGCTATCTTGGGAGGAGTAGACCAGATCCATATCAAGCCTGGAGCAAAGGTCATGTACCTTGGAGCAGCCTCTGGCACCACAGTGTCCCATGTTTCTGACATAGTTGGACCG GAAGGTCTGGTCTACGCTGTGGAGTTTTCCCATCGATCAGGTCGTGACCTTCTCAATGTGGCAAAGAAACGCACCAACATCATTCCAATAATAGAAGACGCTCGCCACCCACACAAATACCGCATGCTGGTTG GCATGGTGGATGTGATTTTTGCTGATGTTGCCCAGCCTGACCAGACAAGGATTGTTGCTTTGAACGCTCACAACTTTCTGAAGAACGGAGGACACTTTGTTATATCCATCAAG GCTAACTGTATAGACTCGACAGCGGCTCCAGAGGCAGTGTTTGCCTCAGAAGTGAAAAAGATGAGTGCGGAGAACATGAAACCACAAGAACAGCTTACACTGGAGCCCTATGAGAGAGACCATGCTGTGGTGGTGGGCGTTTACAG